The Gemmatimonadota bacterium DNA window GCCGGACGACAAAGGCCGCATCAACACCTATCCCTCTTATCCCTATGCGGCCTGCGTGGCCGTGGTGGAGGTGGATGTTGAAACCGGCGTGATCACCCTCCTGCGCTATGTGACCGTCCACGACTGCGGCACCGTCATCAATCCCCTATTGGTCGAAGGGCAGTTTCAGGGCGCCGACGCACAGGGGCTCGGGGGGCTGATCTATGAACAGCTCAGCTATGATGACAACGGCCAACTCCAGACCGGGACGTTCATGGACTATACCCTGCCCACCGCCGTGGAAGTGCCGAGTGTTGAGATTCACCACCAGGAAGTCCCAAGCCCGTTCACACCACTCGGCACCAAGGGTGCGGGCGAGTCCGGCGTGTCCAGTCCGTTCGGGACCATCGTCAGTGCGGTGGAAAACGCCCTCGCGCCCTTTGGGGTGAAAATCCACGACACCCCGCTGACTCCACAACGGGTGTGGCGCATGATTCAAGCGGCCAAGAAGGGCAATAACGGAGGGGCGAAGGCATGATACGCGCACCCTTTCAGCTCCATAGGCCAGACTCGATCGACGCAGCCGTCCGCCTCTTATCCCGGTGCGCCCAAAACGGCGAAGACGCAAAGCTGCTGGCCGGGGGACAGTCGCTGCTGCCCAGCATGAACCTTGGCCTGGTCGCACCGGCTCATATCGTCAGCCTCAACCATGTCGCCGGTCTCGACTCTATTCGCCGGGACGGGGAGACGCTTGCCATCGGAGCGGGGGTTACCCACCGCGCCCTGGCCGGGTCTGAGGTGTTACAAGCGCACTGCCCGCTCCTCAGCGAGACCGCGGCCTGTATTGGCGATGTCCAGGTTCGCAACCGCGGAACGCTGGGCGGCTCGATTGGCCATTTTGACCCCGCGGCTGACTATCCACCCGTACTCGTCCTGCTTGACGCCGCCTTTCGGATTGTCGGCCCAGGCGGCGAGCGAACCGTTGCCGCAAAAGACGTCTTTGTTGATTATATGACTACCAGTCTGGCCGCGGATGAGGTTCTGACCGAAATCCGCGTTCCTGTTCTGTCCTCGGACACCGGCACGGCCTACGTGAAATTCACTAGGGTGGAAGGCGGCTTTGCCATTGTCGGCGTGAGCGCGTGCCTTTGGCTCAACCCGGATAGGACCTGTCGGTCCATCCGG harbors:
- a CDS encoding molybdopterin-dependent oxidoreductase, whose protein sequence is PDDKGRINTYPSYPYAACVAVVEVDVETGVITLLRYVTVHDCGTVINPLLVEGQFQGADAQGLGGLIYEQLSYDDNGQLQTGTFMDYTLPTAVEVPSVEIHHQEVPSPFTPLGTKGAGESGVSSPFGTIVSAVENALAPFGVKIHDTPLTPQRVWRMIQAAKKGNNGGAKA
- a CDS encoding xanthine dehydrogenase family protein subunit M — protein: MIRAPFQLHRPDSIDAAVRLLSRCAQNGEDAKLLAGGQSLLPSMNLGLVAPAHIVSLNHVAGLDSIRRDGETLAIGAGVTHRALAGSEVLQAHCPLLSETAACIGDVQVRNRGTLGGSIGHFDPAADYPPVLVLLDAAFRIVGPGGERTVAAKDVFVDYMTTSLAADEVLTEIRVPVLSSDTGTAYVKFTRVEGGFAIVGVSACLWLNPDRTCRSIRVGICGAAPVPVRLTAIENTLKGKTVDDAFIEAVADAAYETAHDPVAELHADADYKREMVRVFTRRAVKTALERAA